Proteins co-encoded in one Montipora capricornis isolate CH-2021 chromosome 12, ASM3666992v2, whole genome shotgun sequence genomic window:
- the LOC138027890 gene encoding serine/threonine-protein kinase Nek6-like translates to MAVRTRLQDQSTDNERFNILTPDSVFAALDHQPGTLQQHCRTFILQAMGLKRLARIVDLPIPKPMVNFLANQLSVDDFFVNRNNLNSDHIAHCVYPAKCLLDMSEVLLKCVPPCLADDRVTSMMEAWKDVSHPNIMDRLVQFNQGGTEIIVYEYPPVPLTDILAEQRSLSRLLPEYLIWKALSEVCSAVKYLNEKGIIYETSNPPERISFDENGLLKLDSGLLYIPSAQDGMNAMAMGDSNTGIYTPPEVLTGQQFRTASQVWLLGCVLYEFATLEPAYQVQGTDMFTALANIMEGRPPPAISDSFSRELKSTIVECLKGNPDQRPKVEELANRATVIMDRMKEGYEGRQIVDL, encoded by the coding sequence atggcggTGAGAACGCGCCTTCAAGACCAGTCCACGGATAACGAAAGGTTCAATATTTTGACTCCTGACAGCGTTTTCGCGGCCTTGGATCACCAACCTGGAACCTTACAGCAGCACTGTCGCACATTCATTTTACAAGCCATGGGTCTTAAGCGACTGGCGCGCATCGTGGACCTTCCGATTCCAAAGCCAATGGTTAACTTTTTAGCCAATCAGCTCTCGGTTGACGATTTTTTTGTCAATCGAAACAACCTGAATTCCGATCATATCGCGCATTGTGTATACCCCGCAAAGTGCCTTCTGGACATGTCTGAGGTCCTGCTAAAATGTGTACCGCCGTGTCTCGCTGACGATCGCGTAACTTCGATGATGGAGGCATGGAAAGACGTGAGCCACCCAAATATTATGGACAGGTTGGTGCAATTTAACCAGGGTGGAACAGAGATCATCGTCTATGAGTACCCTCCAGTTCCTCTCACGGATATTCTGGCCGAGCAACGTAGCCTGAGCAGACTTTTGCCCGAGTATTTAATATGGAAAGCACTCAGCGAGGTATGCTCCGCAGTCAAATATCTCAACGAAAAAGGAATTATCTACGAGACATCGAACCCGCCAGAGCGCATTTCTTTTGACGAAAACGGCCTGTTAAAATTGGACAGTGGCCTGTTGTACATACCATCAGCGCAAGATGGCATGAACGCCATGGCTATGGGGGACAGTAACACGGGTATATATACCCCGCCAGAAGTGTTAACGGGGCAGCAGTTCCGCACTGCCAGCCAGGTATGGCTTCTGGGGTGTGTTTTATACGAATTTGCGACCTTGGAACCCGCCTACCAGGTGCAAGGGACGGATATGTTTACAGCATTGGCGAATATTATGGAAGGCAGGCCACCTCCAGCAATCAGTGACAGTTTCTCCAGAGAGCTGAAAAGTACTATTGTCGAATGCCTCAAGGGTAATCCTGATCAAAGACCAAAAGTTGAGGAGTTAGCCAACAGGGCTACGGTGATCATGGACAGAATGAAAGAGGGATACGAAGGCAGGCAGATTGTGGATCTTTGA